In Nicotiana tabacum cultivar K326 chromosome 17, ASM71507v2, whole genome shotgun sequence, one DNA window encodes the following:
- the LOC142171740 gene encoding uncharacterized protein LOC142171740 — MFQKFLDMLKQIHLNIPLVDMLREVPKYVKYIKDIVANKRRLTKFDTVALTEECTSRIQHKLPQKLKDPGSFTIPVRIGEFDVGRALCDLGASINLMPLLVFKKLGLGAPRPTSVLLQLADISCVYPEGVIEDVLLQIGKFIFPADFIILDYEADELVPIILGRTLLATRDAIIKVREGKMILRVDNEETVFNVYRAIQLPRHHKDLAMISVVEINELAIEPSAFKEDALEKALMLFNHL, encoded by the coding sequence ATGTTTCAGAAATTCCTAGATATGCTGAAGCAGATACACTTGAACATCCCTTTGGTGGACATGCTTCGTGAGGTCCCAAAATATGTGAAatatattaaggacatagtggcAAATAAAAGAAGGTTAACTAAGTTTGATActgttgcacttactgaggagtgcacttctaGGATTCAACATAAGCttccacaaaagcttaaggatccggGTAGTTTTACCATCCCCGTGAGGATTGGTGAATTTGATGTGGGTAgagccttgtgtgatttgggtgcaagtatCAATCTGATGCCGTTGTTAGTGTTCAAAAAATTGGGGTTAGGAGCTCCGAGACCCACCTCGGTGCTTCTACAGTTAGCTGACATATCTTGTGTTTATCCTGAGGGGGTAATTGAGGACGTCTTGCTGCAGATTGGGAAGTTTATTTTCCCTGCAGATTTTATCATCCTGGACTACGAGGCTGATGAGTTAGTTCCTATCATCTTGGGACGAACTCTTTTGGCCACTAGAGATGCCATTATCAAAGTCCGAGAAGGTAAGATGATCCTAAGGGTGGACAATGAAGAAACAGTCTTCAATGTATATCGAGCCATTCAGTTACCTCGTCATCACAAGGATCTGGCCATGATTTCGGTGGTGGAGATAAATGAACTAGCCATAGAGCCAAGTGCGTTTAAAGAAGATGCACTAGAAAAGGCATTGATGTTGTTCAATCACttgtaa
- the LOC107764606 gene encoding uncharacterized protein LOC107764606 isoform X2 gives MEEVAQESELQCEHATLQTKVDEFDQLLQRGKEGNLLDHTFRDSTEKLHSAKRELAAKLRSTLSLKRLLEYVPSQAELIQYELRFSELYTHIQAKHRQTHKYYATYNILLEIKELMLKETSLLNSISSQKLEKVQIALQSEQKAREALKATHAAAVSEQRHYNSILKAFQVECARNERLRVQNSQVHLPS, from the exons atggaAGAAGTG GCACAAGAATCTGAACTCCAATGTGAACATGCTACATTGCAAACTAAGGTTGATGAGTTTGACCAACTACTGCAAAGAGGCAAAGAGGGAAACCTTTTGGACCATACTTTTAGGGATTCCACTGAAAAGCTTCATTCTGCAAAGAGG GAACTTGCAGCTAAGCTGCGGTCAACTCTGTCACTGAAACGGCTGCTCGAATATGTGCCATCACAAGCTGAACTCATTCA GTATGAACTCCGTTTTTCTGAACTTTATACTCATATCCAG GCCAAGCATCGTCAAACTCACAAATACTATGCTACTTACAACATATTGTTGGAGATAAAAGAATTGATGCTAAAGGAAACATCGTTACTGAATTCCATAAGCTCACAG AAGCTGGAAAAGGTGCAAATTGCTCTACAGTCGGAGCAGAAAGCTCGTGAAGCTCTCAAGGCGACACATGCAGCTGCTGTTTCAGAGCAAAGACATTACAATTCTATCTTAAAAGCTTTCCAG GTGGAATGTGCAAGGAATGAGAGACTTCGCGTGCAGAATTCACAAGTACATTTACCAAGTTGA
- the LOC107764606 gene encoding uncharacterized protein LOC107764606 isoform X1, whose amino-acid sequence MEEVAQESELQCEHATLQTKVDEFDQLLQRGKEGNLLDHTFRDSTEKLHSAKRELAAKLRSTLSLKRLLEYVPSQAELIQYELRFSELYTHIQAKHRQTHKYYATYNILLEIKELMLKETSLLNSISSQFKGALTSPAGRKKLIDSMEGILHGTQQKLEKVQIALQSEQKAREALKATHAAAVSEQRHYNSILKAFQVECARNERLRVQNSQVHLPS is encoded by the exons atggaAGAAGTG GCACAAGAATCTGAACTCCAATGTGAACATGCTACATTGCAAACTAAGGTTGATGAGTTTGACCAACTACTGCAAAGAGGCAAAGAGGGAAACCTTTTGGACCATACTTTTAGGGATTCCACTGAAAAGCTTCATTCTGCAAAGAGG GAACTTGCAGCTAAGCTGCGGTCAACTCTGTCACTGAAACGGCTGCTCGAATATGTGCCATCACAAGCTGAACTCATTCA GTATGAACTCCGTTTTTCTGAACTTTATACTCATATCCAG GCCAAGCATCGTCAAACTCACAAATACTATGCTACTTACAACATATTGTTGGAGATAAAAGAATTGATGCTAAAGGAAACATCGTTACTGAATTCCATAAGCTCACAG TTTAAAGGTGCTCTTACTAGCCCTGCTGGTCGAAAGAAATTGATTGATTCCATGGAAGGAATTCTGCACGGGACTCAACAG AAGCTGGAAAAGGTGCAAATTGCTCTACAGTCGGAGCAGAAAGCTCGTGAAGCTCTCAAGGCGACACATGCAGCTGCTGTTTCAGAGCAAAGACATTACAATTCTATCTTAAAAGCTTTCCAG GTGGAATGTGCAAGGAATGAGAGACTTCGCGTGCAGAATTCACAAGTACATTTACCAAGTTGA
- the LOC107764606 gene encoding uncharacterized protein LOC107764606 isoform X3: MEEVAQESELQCEHATLQTKVDEFDQLLQRGKEGNLLDHTFRDSTEKLHSAKRELAAKLRSTLSLKRLLEYVPSQAELIQYELRFSELYTHIQAKHRQTHKYYATYNILLEIKELMLKETSLLNSISSQFKGALTSPAGRKKLIDSMEGILHGTQQKQISVF, from the exons atggaAGAAGTG GCACAAGAATCTGAACTCCAATGTGAACATGCTACATTGCAAACTAAGGTTGATGAGTTTGACCAACTACTGCAAAGAGGCAAAGAGGGAAACCTTTTGGACCATACTTTTAGGGATTCCACTGAAAAGCTTCATTCTGCAAAGAGG GAACTTGCAGCTAAGCTGCGGTCAACTCTGTCACTGAAACGGCTGCTCGAATATGTGCCATCACAAGCTGAACTCATTCA GTATGAACTCCGTTTTTCTGAACTTTATACTCATATCCAG GCCAAGCATCGTCAAACTCACAAATACTATGCTACTTACAACATATTGTTGGAGATAAAAGAATTGATGCTAAAGGAAACATCGTTACTGAATTCCATAAGCTCACAG TTTAAAGGTGCTCTTACTAGCCCTGCTGGTCGAAAGAAATTGATTGATTCCATGGAAGGAATTCTGCACGGGACTCAACAG AAACAAATTTCAGTGTTCTAA